ATAACAAAGAAACAAAACTTATGCTTCATTCTATAGCAGGGCTATGCTCATCTATGGCAGAGCATATGCTAATATTTGCACCTTATGAGAATGCATATTTACGCTATAAAGGTGATTCTGTGGAGAGTCCAAGCAAAATATGCTGGGGAGGAAACAACCGTAGTGCTGCAATTCGTATTCCTTTATCAGAAAAGAACAACCGCAGGATAGAGCATAGAGTGGCCTGTGGAGACGCTTCACCACTGGATGTTGTTTGCGCTATATTCTATGGAGTTCTAAAAGGAATAAGAGAGGAGTCTATCCCTTCAGAAAAACTCCATGGAAATGCTTTTCTTGAACAATATGATTATCCTGTTTTTCCTCAAGATTATGCTGTAGCAAAAAAGAACTTTAAAAGAATTATTTTATAAAGATATTGATAATCTTCCTTGACAAAATTAATAAACTATTTATAAGTTTATTTTTCTTAAATCAATAAAAGTATTAAGAGATATG
The genomic region above belongs to Rickettsiales bacterium and contains:
- a CDS encoding glutamine synthetase, yielding MIISKDDSTQLLNKLLEQFKQLDMVPVIGAEIEFYLSPPNIDKLDLAIPIEKEKGENQFEVKTDYSSDIFGQVQKILDLREKITEQALKHGMEVDFSAKPFLDQPGSALHIHLHLENSMGDNLFIKNNNKETKLMLHSIAGLCSSMAEHMLIFAPYENAYLRYKGDSVESPSKICWGGNNRSAAIRIPLSEKNNRRIEHRVACGDASPLDVVCAIFYGVLKGIREESIPSEKLHGNAFLEQYDYPVFPQDYAVAKKNFKRIIL